A part of Petrotoga miotherma DSM 10691 genomic DNA contains:
- a CDS encoding tyrosine-type recombinase/integrase: MMDIDNTSDSIKDKDKIEGYISEFLSYLKFVKRRADSTIYEYKKILNNYKKFVQIYGLTRGCFLKYLEEISNLSQRTIKLRIVVLKSFLNYLYENGEISGKKYWKDANAKIPSDVPKGLTESQIKVFFSVIEDKFDKTFYSLLLKTGLRISEALSLEKEHIIFYDDHAELVINGKGNRVRYLKISKQYAEQLVTFANGKKYIFSNDNDVPITSRTMERRFQDYVIKANKKIDQIRVSGYNNINYINATPHALRHTCAKRLLNSGKNLEEVRYILGHTTISTTGIYVRSDSHNSVLDQI, from the coding sequence ATGATGGATATAGATAATACATCAGACTCTATAAAAGATAAAGACAAAATCGAAGGATATATCTCAGAATTTTTATCATATCTGAAATTCGTCAAGCGAAGGGCAGACTCAACCATATATGAATACAAAAAAATATTGAATAATTATAAAAAATTTGTTCAAATCTATGGTCTTACCCGAGGATGCTTTCTTAAATATCTTGAAGAGATCTCAAATCTATCTCAAAGAACCATAAAACTTAGGATAGTTGTTTTAAAATCCTTTTTGAACTACCTATACGAAAATGGCGAAATATCTGGTAAAAAATATTGGAAGGATGCAAACGCAAAGATCCCGAGTGACGTTCCTAAAGGCTTGACAGAAAGTCAAATCAAAGTTTTTTTCTCCGTTATTGAAGATAAATTTGACAAAACTTTTTATTCATTATTATTAAAAACGGGTTTAAGAATTTCAGAAGCCTTATCGTTAGAAAAAGAACATATTATTTTTTACGATGATCATGCCGAGCTTGTTATAAATGGGAAAGGAAACAGAGTAAGATATCTAAAGATTTCAAAACAATACGCAGAACAATTAGTAACCTTTGCAAACGGTAAAAAATACATATTTTCAAATGACAACGATGTTCCAATAACTTCTAGAACTATGGAGAGAAGATTTCAAGATTACGTTATAAAAGCCAACAAAAAGATCGATCAAATCAGAGTAAGTGGGTATAACAATATAAATTATATCAACGCAACCCCCCATGCATTAAGGCACACATGCGCAAAAAGGCTTTTAAACTCGGGAAAAAATTTAGAGGAAGTTCGATACATACTTGGACATACGACCATCTCAACTACCGGGATATACGTTAGATCTGATAGCCATAATTCAGTACTAGATCAAATATAA
- a CDS encoding bifunctional 5,10-methylenetetrahydrofolate dehydrogenase/5,10-methenyltetrahydrofolate cyclohydrolase, with amino-acid sequence MLIEVKKIIDEIKVEVSSLKEKVLYEPKLVSLVVEPDESTKSYLNSQKRNAKKYGINLEIVESSDLINDLRKYNEDDDTDAIFVARPLKKGYTELDIAKHINPEKDVEGVSLHNIGSMFYEKELFVPCTAEAVVKIIEDTTDVKGKNIVILGRSTTVGKPAAMMLQRHGRDATVTVTHTKTKNLKEISKEADILVAAIGKANFVDRSFVKEGMIVIDVGINVVDGKIVGDVDKDVSEICQLTPVPGGVGSVTTAILMRNVFRAANNKKGDL; translated from the coding sequence ATGTTAATTGAAGTAAAAAAAATTATTGATGAGATAAAGGTAGAAGTATCATCACTTAAAGAAAAAGTTCTTTATGAACCCAAACTAGTAAGTTTAGTTGTTGAACCTGACGAATCTACCAAATCTTATCTTAATTCTCAAAAAAGAAATGCAAAAAAATATGGAATCAACTTAGAAATCGTTGAAAGTAGTGATTTGATTAATGATCTAAGGAAATATAACGAAGACGATGATACAGATGCTATCTTTGTTGCAAGACCTTTAAAAAAAGGATACACTGAACTAGATATAGCAAAACATATCAATCCCGAAAAAGATGTTGAAGGGGTAAGTTTGCACAACATTGGTTCTATGTTCTACGAAAAAGAATTATTTGTGCCTTGTACGGCTGAAGCGGTAGTGAAAATAATAGAAGATACAACTGACGTTAAAGGAAAGAATATCGTTATCCTTGGGAGAAGTACAACGGTAGGAAAACCCGCTGCAATGATGCTCCAAAGACACGGAAGAGATGCCACTGTCACGGTCACACATACAAAAACTAAGAATTTAAAAGAGATATCCAAAGAAGCGGACATCTTGGTTGCTGCAATAGGAAAGGCTAATTTCGTTGATAGAAGTTTTGTAAAAGAAGGAATGATTGTTATTGATGTGGGTATTAATGTAGTGGATGGAAAGATAGTAGGTGATGTAGATAAAGATGTCTCAGAAATTTGCCAATTAACACCTGTACCCGGTGGAGTTGGAAGTGTCACAACAGCTATTCTAATGAGAAATGTTTTTAGAGCAGCTAACAATAAAAAGGGAGATTTATAA
- a CDS encoding phospho-sugar mutase — translation MRDYKKIYYEWLNSPYIDEKAKEELKSIENNPEEIEERFYKDLEFGTAGLRGKLGIGSNMMNIYTVGRASQALADYITDFGEERMKMGVVIAYDVRRFSKEFAKESALILAANGIKAYLFNDIRPTPVLSFAVRYLKTTAGIVVTASHNPKDYNGYKVYWDQGSQILDDVANGIVEKIEKIGYDFSKIKKISEEEAINKNLLQYISKEVDEEYIQRVEDLTLRDEEVDKNIKIVYTPLNGTSNNFVKRVLKDRGFKNVFIVKEQELPDPDFKSVANPNPEYEVAFEEAKKLGYEKNAQLLLANDPDGDRTALEILDDNNYKMLNGNQVGALLVNYILESKSEKGSLEDNSVIIKSIVTGDLTKRIAKKYGVSVLETLTGFKNICGKENELEKEGKSKFLFGFEESIGYIYGTFVRDKDGTIASMLISEMVGYYSKKNKNLLDVLEDIYQEFGYELENNYSLVLEGVEGQERIKRIMEKFRNNFPKEMGDLKLEQYADYLKRKIYNLTTGEISDITDIPSSDVLRFWFSDGSWYAIRPSGTEPKLKIYIYSNDKEKEKSKAKLNLIKNTVDSIIEHVV, via the coding sequence TTGAGAGATTACAAAAAAATCTACTATGAATGGTTAAATAGTCCATATATAGATGAAAAAGCAAAAGAAGAATTAAAAAGTATTGAAAACAATCCAGAAGAGATAGAAGAAAGATTCTACAAAGATCTCGAATTTGGTACAGCTGGATTGAGAGGGAAATTGGGTATAGGTTCAAATATGATGAATATATACACCGTGGGCAGAGCATCTCAAGCCCTTGCTGATTATATAACAGACTTCGGTGAAGAAAGAATGAAGATGGGCGTTGTAATAGCCTACGATGTACGCCGCTTTTCAAAGGAATTTGCAAAAGAATCTGCATTAATCCTTGCGGCAAATGGTATAAAAGCTTATTTATTTAACGATATCAGGCCCACGCCCGTTTTATCCTTTGCTGTCAGATATTTGAAAACTACTGCTGGAATAGTCGTTACCGCTAGTCACAATCCGAAAGATTACAACGGTTACAAAGTTTATTGGGACCAAGGGTCTCAAATATTAGATGATGTTGCCAATGGAATAGTAGAAAAGATTGAAAAGATAGGATACGATTTTAGTAAAATAAAAAAAATAAGCGAAGAAGAGGCAATAAACAAGAATTTACTTCAATACATTTCAAAAGAAGTCGATGAGGAATACATTCAAAGAGTCGAAGATTTGACGTTAAGGGATGAAGAGGTAGATAAAAATATAAAAATAGTTTACACACCTTTGAATGGAACATCAAATAATTTTGTCAAAAGGGTACTTAAGGATAGAGGTTTTAAAAATGTATTCATAGTTAAAGAACAAGAACTACCCGATCCAGATTTCAAAAGCGTTGCCAACCCAAATCCAGAATACGAAGTAGCTTTTGAAGAGGCAAAAAAATTAGGTTATGAAAAAAATGCCCAATTACTTTTAGCAAATGATCCCGATGGCGATAGAACCGCTTTAGAAATTTTAGATGACAACAATTACAAAATGTTAAACGGTAACCAAGTTGGAGCTCTTTTGGTTAATTATATACTGGAAAGTAAAAGTGAAAAAGGAAGTTTAGAAGATAACTCTGTTATCATAAAATCAATAGTTACAGGAGATCTCACAAAAAGAATTGCAAAAAAATATGGTGTATCCGTTCTTGAAACGCTTACTGGATTTAAAAATATTTGTGGGAAAGAAAACGAATTAGAAAAAGAAGGTAAGAGTAAGTTTCTCTTTGGTTTCGAAGAAAGTATTGGTTATATATACGGCACCTTTGTGAGAGATAAGGATGGAACTATTGCTTCTATGCTTATATCAGAGATGGTTGGATACTACTCTAAAAAAAATAAGAATTTACTTGACGTACTAGAAGATATTTATCAGGAATTTGGTTACGAGTTGGAAAACAATTATTCTCTTGTGCTTGAAGGAGTTGAAGGCCAAGAAAGGATCAAGCGAATAATGGAAAAGTTTAGAAACAACTTCCCCAAAGAAATGGGGGATCTCAAACTTGAACAATACGCGGATTATTTAAAAAGAAAAATATACAATTTAACAACAGGTGAAATTAGCGATATAACCGATATACCTTCATCTGATGTTTTAAGATTCTGGTTTAGCGATGGTTCATGGTATGCAATTAGGCCTTCCGGAACAGAACCAAAACTAAAAATATACATATATTCAAACGATAAAGAAAAAGAAAAATCAAAAGCAAAGCTCAATTTAATTAAAAATACCGTTGATAGTATCATAGAACATGTTGTTTAG
- a CDS encoding MalY/PatB family protein yields MKYNFDEIVDRKPTESVKWNGVKKLYGRDDVIPMWVADMDFKSPPDVIEALKKRAEHGIFGYPMLDDYYFDSFINWIETRHGSEVKKEWIVTTDGVVDALKVAILAYSKPGDNVVIQTPVYYPFYNIIKSNGRMIIKNSLKFENGNYSMDFDDLEKKLSLKRTKLLILCNPHNPVGRVWKREDLEKLVQLCVKHNVILLSDEIHSDLVFSPNKHIPIFSISQDIKGSSLTFYAPSKTFNLAGLKASFVVIPNEQLRIEYKNVIESLTSDNLNIFGMVAAKVAYERGKDWLNDLLSYLMSNIDYVYDFFNEKLPKVKLQKPEGTYLMWLDFRAYGDEQKVKDILVNKAKVGLEEGSIFGEEGKGFFRMNIGCPISILKDACNNIYDAFKDL; encoded by the coding sequence TTGAAATACAATTTTGACGAAATTGTGGACAGAAAACCAACAGAATCAGTAAAATGGAACGGTGTAAAAAAACTTTATGGTAGAGACGATGTTATTCCAATGTGGGTAGCGGATATGGATTTTAAATCTCCACCTGACGTAATTGAAGCTTTAAAAAAACGAGCAGAACATGGGATATTTGGATATCCAATGTTAGACGATTATTATTTTGACTCTTTTATAAATTGGATCGAAACCAGGCATGGTAGTGAGGTAAAAAAAGAGTGGATAGTGACTACTGACGGTGTGGTTGACGCTTTAAAAGTAGCGATACTTGCCTACTCCAAACCAGGAGACAACGTTGTAATTCAAACACCTGTTTATTATCCTTTTTATAATATCATCAAATCCAATGGCCGAATGATAATAAAAAATTCTCTAAAATTTGAAAACGGAAATTATAGCATGGACTTTGATGATTTAGAAAAGAAATTATCACTCAAAAGAACGAAATTATTGATCTTATGTAATCCACACAACCCGGTTGGAAGGGTTTGGAAAAGGGAAGATTTAGAAAAGCTAGTTCAATTATGTGTTAAACATAACGTTATCTTGTTATCGGACGAAATACATTCAGATCTGGTATTTTCTCCCAACAAACATATTCCAATATTTTCAATCTCACAAGATATAAAAGGGTCTTCTTTAACTTTTTATGCCCCAAGTAAGACATTCAATTTGGCTGGCTTAAAAGCCTCGTTTGTTGTTATTCCAAATGAACAATTACGAATAGAATACAAAAATGTAATCGAGAGCCTTACAAGCGATAATTTAAATATCTTTGGAATGGTTGCAGCTAAAGTTGCTTACGAAAGAGGTAAAGATTGGCTTAATGATTTACTAAGTTACTTAATGAGTAATATTGATTACGTGTACGATTTCTTCAATGAAAAACTACCTAAAGTAAAATTACAAAAACCAGAGGGGACATATTTAATGTGGTTAGACTTTAGGGCATATGGAGATGAACAAAAAGTCAAAGATATACTCGTAAACAAAGCAAAAGTTGGTTTAGAAGAAGGTAGCATCTTTGGAGAAGAAGGTAAAGGCTTTTTTAGAATGAATATTGGATGCCCTATATCTATTTTAAAAGATGCATGCAACAATATCTACGATGCTTTTAAAGATTTATAA